A stretch of the Ornithodoros turicata isolate Travis chromosome 4, ASM3712646v1, whole genome shotgun sequence genome encodes the following:
- the LOC135391345 gene encoding 40-kDa huntingtin-associated protein-like, whose amino-acid sequence METADFMQQYKSISQKLKKRFLRKPNLAEVSDQYSTLARQLQQQDCPQYAGMCSMAAARCEQSMGNPGAEAQVLAQGARQFLSEEAKAKSLLCPSMKEALCNAMHCYGRAIQLQLDAGQGALAQALCCEAAESLESLGHPHEALGYLTQAASMQSKCPLSYITTLDKTITCQLAIGDKVAALTAVTEICSVARENGMFQGRPMGAFADALADAEVTCLLLLLLLRPPKPSPEQSRLLDQYLYDSPGELTQSKPVYIGEDLFLLLRSLVMTLETRDREAVKILQQDLWPLVSARQNDLLNDLIEELSR is encoded by the exons ATGGAGACGGCTGACTTTATGCAGCAGTACAAGAGTATCTCCCAGAAGCTGAAAAA GAGGTTTCTTCGGAAGCCAAACTTGGCAGAGGTCAGCGATCAGTACT CTACTTTGGCAAGGCAGCTTCAACAGCAGGACTGTCCACAGTATGCTGGGATGTGCAGCATGGCTGCTGCTCG GTGCGAGCAGTCGATGGGCAACCCGGGAGCAGAGGCTCAGGTGCTTGCGCAAGGGGCGCGACAATTTCTATCCGAAGAGGCCAAAGCAAAGTCCCTGCTGTGCCCTTCCATGAAGGAGGCTCTGTGCAATGCAATGCATTGCTATGGCCGTGCAATTCAACTGCAGCTCGACGCGGGACAAGGAGCTTTGGCACAGGCCCTCTGCTGCGAAGCTGCGGAGTCCCTCGAGTCCCTTGGGCACCCCCACGAAGCGCTAGGGTACCTAACACAGGCAGCAAGCATGCAGAGCAAG TGTCCACTGAGCTACATTACCACACTTGACAAAACCATCACGTGCCAGCTGGCTATAG GTGACAAGGTTGCAGCACTTACAGCAGTGACAGAGATTTGCAGTGTTGCCCGAGAGAACG GTATGTTCCAGGGACGTCCCATGGGGGCTTTTGCGGATGCCCTCGCTGATGCAGAAGTTACCTGTTTGCTACTACTGCTTCTACTTCGG CCACCAAAGCCATCGCCAGAGCAGTCCCGTCTTCTGGATCAGTATCTCTACGACAGCCCAGGGGAGCTGACACAGAGCAAAC CTGTTTATATTGGAGAAGATCTCTTCCTGCTGTTGAGGTCACTTGTG ATGACCCTGGAAACTAGAGATAGGGAGGCTGTTAAAATACTACAGCAAGACCTTTG GCCTCTCGTCTCTGCTCGGCAGAATGACCTCCTCAACGATCTTATTGAGGAACTGTCTAGGTGA
- the LOC135391347 gene encoding centrosomal protein 20-like codes for MSTDSDLKKALVEALENKGALSQLRAVLRAEIYKVLEDGPRDRPDLPHVNVLINELILEYLNYNGYRHTASVLESESGHTSWTPVNRPVLEAQLGIAPSTTKLPLLYTMVSNLQSNRQPP; via the exons ATGTCAACAGACAGTGATCTAAAGAAAG CTTTGGTGGAAGCGTTAGAGAACAAAGGTGCTCTGTCGCAACTGCGGGCTGTACTGCGAGCTGAAATTTACAAAGTGCTCGAAGACGGTCCTCGTGATCGTCCAGACCTGCCACACGTGAATGTTCTTATCAACGAACTTATCTTGGAATACCTCAACTACAATGGTTACAGGCACACTGCTTCAGTTTTAGAATCTG AGTCTGGACACACCTCATGGACCCCAGTCAATCGCCCAGTTCTCGAAGCACAACTGGGCATAGCTCCATCAACTACTAAGCT GCCACTATTGTACACCATGGTGTCCAATCTTCAGAGCAATAGGCAGCCACCCTAA